The nucleotide window AAATGACATGTATTCCATCCTTCCAAATAGAACTTATGTATTATATTGAATGTGCCTTAAACACTGTTTCACATAGAATAAATGGTTTCAATACTGCTCTCCCCCCTTTTTATCTCGCAATCGCATCaaatcatttttctttatctgTCATGAGTCATGACattttctattactttattttctttttcattcgCTTTCAAAATTATACTCCTAATCACATTGCATAACTAAAGCTAACATATATCAAACATGAAGTTTAAGTTAAAAGTGTAGCAACTAGCAAGAATGCTTTATATAACTGAATGGGACACCTAAATCCATATCTTTCTTCATAGATAACCAGTGCAAAAAATCAAGCAGAAATGGAGCTTAAGCACTCTACACACCTGGGTTCTCAATGTGAACTCACAAAGTTCATGCTGTACTATACTCCTGCTATATACGAATGCTTATGTAAACGTTGAGCATATTCTGGACTCCTCTGAGTAGCAGTTTACCTGATTAATGTATTGTCCTTCAATATGCAGAATCAGATTCCCTACACCATAAAGCAGAATAAGGAGCAAAAATTGCCCAGTAGAGATCATTATGGCTAATTATTCAACCAAAGAAAAGACGTTAATGTTTAATAGATGAACAATGGCTTTTGATAGATGAAAAGGTGAAAAACAGTGAATTCAAGTATTCAACTGACTGATGATGCTACAAAATGAGTTTGAACTATATGGAAACTCCATCAAAAATAATACCAATATGAATGTTCTAAGCTTACATGGAAACCCAAATAATATGGAAAAATGTCACCAACAACCCACGGGTACTAGTCAACAATACCTATGTGACAAAGAAACCCCTTATCTAGTTCTCCAGCGCATAAATTTTAAGAAGAGCTATCGAATCTTCTTTCTGATATGGCTAATTAACGGCAGAACTTAGCCTTTCTTTCAACAGTGTTTCTCAAAGTCTTATACTCAGTACTTAAGAAGTTATACTTATAAATTACTAACAAGATGGTCAACAGCAATAAAGTAAGTCCCTACTAAAGCAAATGAAGCCAAACCACTTCGAGCCATCCTTGCAGAAACTCCACGGAGTAAAAGATTGCGATCAGCTGGATGGATCCCAGTAAAtctttcaaaccaattaccagGGCGCCTCCATTTTAGAAGACGTCTCTCCATAGCTAGATACCTGGGTAGCACAACACACTGGGATCGGGTTCTTGAGGTGTCAAAACTATGAGAAGCAATAGCAGCCAATGACCCTGAAAATCCAGCTGCCAGGCTAACAGCAAATGGCGACAAGGGGGGAACTTCATCATTTGTCTCAGGTGGAGGATCCATCCCAACAGCCTTCCAATTAAGCATTGCCAGCTGCATAAATTGCCAGGTGCCAAAAAAAACTCCACCAAAAATAGAGTCTCGAGCTAGTCCAGACCGAAGATTTCTCCATAAAGACCGCCATCCTTCCAATCTGACAATATCTAGCGGCCGACTAACGTGAGTGACCTCAGGTAGCATACCAGAACCCGTCATCATCCACGGACAATTTTTCAGGGCCTCAGCCATGTTAATATTTTTTGAAGATAAAACAGACAACAAGTTGACAGTTCGATCCAATGTTGCTTTCTCTGGGACATATCCAGGAAGTAACCTAGAAATGATGGGAGCTGGAGCAGGTTTAGTAGCTGGATTACTAATAGTGGGAATAGGAATAGCGGCAGCAACCTGCTTTCGAAGTTTAATCATTTCAAACGGAGAGTTCAAACAGCACTCTAAAGCCCCAGATACCATTCCTGCACAAAGAGCTTCAGAAACATGTACATAATTATCCACTCTACCATCTTTATAAAAGGCTGTCAAAATTTCATAGACCCCAAATCGAACACCAAGACTACTGATTCTTCCTAGAGTCAACCAACTAAGACCACTGTACAAACCTGAATATCCCGATACTGCTTTAACCCTTCCCAAAACCTCACCTGTAGTTAACTTCTTTCTGGAACTTGCACCAACTTGAATGAGAGCTTTGATAGTGTCAAGAGGATACACTATAGCAGTGCCTATTGCTACAGAACCAGAAGCTGCAATAACATGGCTTACAAATACAGGATTATTTAATAATTCCTCCATACCACTCAATTCCAAGAGTTACAACTATGATAAGCAAGCATAAATGTGGGACTCAATTGCACAGAAGTTTAATACTGTTTGATATAGCTTACTTATACTGGAAGGAGCTCCTTATAACAAATCAAGATTACTCAATTTATGAAGGAACAAATTTTTTCCAGCTTATCAAATTCAATCTTCCTGCAATAAGCATTGTGCAAAAGACATCAGATACCTCAAAACTGTAACATTTTACAGCTACAATGTATCTACAATTTGACCATCTAATCTTCACAATATTCTTATCTTTATTCTTTATGCATCAACTTGTTGCATTCAAATGTATAGCTTAAATGCATAAAACCCAAAACTTCTAATTTGCAGCAAATACTCTACTGAAGTCATTTCAAGCAGATGGCATGTCAGCTTGACATTTTGTCGAATACTTAGTAGGCATGATATGGTTCATTTCACAAATATGAGGAAATTACAGCATAGATGCAAACTTCCAATCTCACAATAGCAAGTACCAGCAGATGAATGATATACACTACAAAATGCAAAGATGGGTGCACAAGAATAGGCAAATAGGTGCATAAATAGAAGAACATCAAGCATAGATATATTAAATAGATGCATTGAAGACGATCATGCAAACCTGTGCGAATGGATTGTTGTTGTAATACAGATTAAATGCAGAACATCGACTACTTTGAAATTTGGATAGGAAAAAGTAGGAAATTTTGGAGAATATGGCGATGCCGCGATGGGGTTTTAGggattgtaaaggtttttactACTTCGCAATCTTCTGATAGAATCTAGACTCATAAGAGAGTCATAGTCAATTGTTCCGCCGTTAGTTTGAAGTATAATCAGATATATGAGTTTTATTGGACATTAAGTTAAATTTGAtaagttatattaaaatttaatatcgaTATACAATTTGACTTTAAATCgatccaaaataattaaattgtattcGCCATGATGACTCGAATAACATTTTAAGGTTGAAGTAATTGCAAATTGTACAACGTGTAGTACACAAAAATTGAGATGTAAGTTTTGTTTTGGTTTAATATTgatacaaaatcaaattaaaccaaattaaatttggctttttattttcttaatctaaattcaaattaaaatttgactAATTAAATGGAACTAAACGAAACTACGTttcaaaaaaaccaaataaaatcaaattaactcaattaaaaatttttaaattataacaataaaatgaatttcaaattaataatcaaaagtTTGATACACTAAATACTTCAAAGTATCTAAACTAagctaaatttaaaattttcaacaaacTACTAATTAATACAATTCaaagcttaattttttaaaatttattttgacatTGATCTTAATTCTTAActataaacactttaaaattagGTTTAGTAtttcttttggttttttttattaaaaccatattcaaattaatttttttcccttCCAAACTAaaccaaattaataataacatgaaatcaaattaatatttcGATTTGGTTTTCTATTTTTAACCAAATAATGAAACATTGCGGTTTGAGAACAACACACTTTGATCAAAATTCCCCTATGCATTACATTTTGTCGTCATCTTATTTCAAAAGAATTTCAAGTTTACCACTCTCTCTTCGAGAACTCTCTAAACTCACTTGTCCTTTTATATCTTATAAACTTAACACTTAGTTAACGTAAACTCAACATATAAAATTTCGTTttgattttttgcatatgatgAAAACACATAGAAGACATAAATCTAAAATGTCTATCAATTTAATTCTGTTGAATTACTTAAatgaaatatatttattttatttattaaagttaGCACAACATAAACACAACTATGAAATGTCAATCGATTTAATTTcaatcaaattataaaaaaagtaatttcACCTAAATGAACGTAAGCGCACTATACACTATTACAAATCCAATATCAACCGTTTAGTTtcaattcattttaaaaaaatactaattatatCTTAATTAacataaagataaaataaatttaaatctaaAAATGTTAATTGATATAATTTCGAATTAATCtaagttcaaaaaaaatataacacatAATGAAAGACAcagtgaaataaaaaaaaaggataacCCCCTTTATTGCCCCCTTCTGTTCAGCAGTTGCAGTAGATTACAAGCGCctccaaacaaacaaacaagcaAGAAgctaaattttgaaaattgggaCCCACCCACCCATCTCATCTAACTCAGCTTCTATTATTTATAAACCCTTTTAATTGAATCAAAGTTTTCTttactttctttctttctctctttcttcTGTGCGAATCAAAGAAGATGAGCTCTGAAGGAGGAACTAGCACCTTCATTATTAAATGGATCAATTTTCTCACTGTGGTACCATTACCatctttttatttctatttttaacctttttgcatttttttttttgtgtagaGTGTAACAATTTGCTTCTACTTGTATTAGTTTGTGTTCTTTTTCAATGTTAGAGTAAAAGTATACATTTTAGATTTTGaacttttttgggtttttaaggttaATTCTATTTGGGTTTCTATTTTGGGGAACTGGGTTTTCTTTAGTTTATTGCTAACTTTCTTAACACTTTTTAGTGATAGCTTGCTAAAGAATATACTAATTTTAGCTTGTGCTCTATGTTAGTCGGTCGATCCTTATTATGACACCTAGGTGCTTCattttatgcgtaaaattgaatattccgacacttggacacgtattAGTATTCAACATCAATACcgaagtccaagtaacatagcttGTGCTTATAATTTGGATGCTTTTGAAGTTGACAATTCATATGTTATGCATTGCAGCTTATTGCATTGGGAGTGATTGGATTTGGAATATGGATGAGCAGTCACACTGATGGTTGCAGAAAATCACTCACTCTTCCTGTTCTAGCACTTGGTGCTCTTATACTTGTAATGTATAAATTGTTACATTTCTACCTTTTCAAATGAAAGTTGCATAATTTTCATGAGTTCTTTTagtaatttttgataatttttattgCTGAAACACTTTTTGGATTACAGATCATTAATTGGGTTCTTGGGGGCATGGAAGAACAACTCCATCTTATTATGGATTGTATCCTTTGGTTGAAACTGGTGAATCAATATAGAAAgttaatttctttgttttattgtatgaaaattccTTGACCTTTGTTTTTCTCAGTACTTGATACTACTATGCTTGATCCTTGTGGCAATTTTGGTCTTTACCGTATTGGCGTAAGTAATTATTTTCCATTATACTCCGTCTGCCCCTTTGAATTTGACACAAAGAAAAATAGAGTTACTTTAATATACATATTAGTTGGAAAATAAGACAAAGAACAAgaagatggaaaaaaaaaatatagattagATTAAAATGGATAATGTATTTGTGGATGAGGTTAAATGAGACAATGTAGGACTATAGCCGAAAAAACAATATGTAGCAAAGTTATAGAAATAAATGTAAGTGGAAAGTGTctaaaattcaaaagaatagAGAGAGTACCAAAGTACTCACATTGTGAGCATGAATTAGGAGTATTCATTATCAAGGATTTATTTTGGATGGTCCTTGGCTAATAGCACTTAGTCTTTTCATGTTAATGAGCATTTGTACTTTTTGGGTCTTAGTTGATATGTATTGTATTAACATTATCTATGGAACTTAGTTGAAAATACTTGATCTTGACAACTTGTTAGGTAGTGTTTGTATTTTTCTTGGAGATTATTGGACTTCCAAAACATCAATTTCTTCTCTGAATGTCATATAATTGTAAGTTTGTAACTTATTGCTAAGACAATGGAGTTTCTTACTTTCACCTAGCACAGTCTGGAATCTCAAAGATTGCGATATTTTGACTTTTGATATCAATTTCAATGAGTGAACATAATGGCGGAATGCAACTCTTTTGTTTGGTGTAAAGCTttctgaagaatgaatgatgcaccttttcttttaaatttgataTCAATTTCAATTAGTGAACATAAAAGGGGAGcaccttttcttttaaattttaataagatcttctttgttttctttatgATGCATTCGcgttaatttaaatttcaagtTCTAAGGCCTTTGGTTAATCTTATTTATCAGATTTATCGTGACAAATAATGGATCTGGACACAAGGTAGCTGGGTTAAGGTAACATCTATACTAAGGTTCTTCTTTTAACCTTTGTTCTAATTATGGCCATAAACTTTAAGTGAGAGTTTACTGCTACATGTGCACAAAAATGTCAACTTGCTTTGATATTCTACTTTTTGTTCATTGGGGTTTTATTTAAGGTTGTCATATACATTTTCTTATCATATCAGATATAAAGAGTTTCTTCTCTTTAACCTTAGTTTGAGTTATGGCCATAAACATTAACAACCCGTTTGGTAATTGCTACTAAATGgtgagaatggtaatggaaaactagtgtaattttggtaggaatatctcttgacaaattGAATGGTCATGCTTATTTTCCTTCAgcaatttcattttctttgcaaaattcattccaatacattACAATTTAAACATGTAGTATTAGATGGTAATAGAAAATTGTGAACCAAGAAACTTTTTTataaactttcattaccatgagaatcacatgatatatacatattatgaaaatttaaattactaatcattctcattactaccAATTAGTACCGTTAACTAAACGGGCCGTAAGTGAAAGTTTGCAGCACTTGTGCATGAAACTGTTAACTTGCTTTGGTATTCTACTTTATATTCATCAGGATCTTTTCaaggttgtaattttccttttttatctCGTCAGATATAAAGAGTATCAACTGCAAGATTATAGTTCGTGGTTTCTTAGAGAAGTATGATTTTTTGGCTTCTTAAAGTGAGGTGAGATATTGATGACAGAGGACAAAAAATGTGATGCATAGTTCATTTGATTTATTTCAGCTAAATAATAGCCACAACTGGAAGAATTTGAAGGCCTGTCTTGTGAAGTCTAAGGATTGTGCTAATCTGTCCAAGAAGTACAAGGTTTGTCTTCCATATTTCATCTGTATATTTACTCCTCCTTCCATTAGCCATGGACAACGTTTtttggggtgtttggcaaacgaTTGATAGTTGATTACAATTTCTAATTTGAtcaactgatttttttttactgGTTTGATCAACTGATTATGAACCGTTGCTATGAGTAGTttcttattcataacaataatctGTATCAACTAGCTAATTTACTAAACACTAGTGTTGGCTGGTTTGACCACCCAAGTCCCAAgcctctatttatatcaaaataagctaaaatgcCCAATAGCTATATTGCCTAACACCCCTTTGAAAATAGTTTTTAGTTAATCCAACACATTAGGCTAACGCGGTTAATCTTAAGTTTTACAAACTATAAGGTTTGTCTTGCATTTGTATAATGTTACAGCACATAGTTGATGATTGGAATCGGAGACATGACCAAGCCTCGTAATGAATCATAAGGTGTTGGTGGCTTTATTAGTCTTACCTAACCTGGTTTTCACAAAATTACGAACTATAGCAACAGCTTGTATGTAAACAAAATGTTTCCACAATTTTGATCAGTACTTTAATTAAagcataaaattaatttatatgaatgtaTTTTTCGAAATGGATATGATAAGAATGTGGAGTAATCATACAATGTTGTTTACAGTAATATTCTTGTATCCAGTACAGACTTTGAAGCAGTACAAAGCTGCAAAGCTGACACCGATCGAGGCTGGTTGTTGCAGGCCGCCGTTTGAGTAAGTTCTATTTCTTTCAGTAGCGAAAGATATGATCTCTCAGCTTTCTTCAGTGGTTGCCTTTATAGCCATTGCGGCGAACGGGGAAAAGAGAATCGAGATGAGGACAATGTGAAATTCACCCTTCCCAATCTTTCCAATTGTGGAAGGatttcctttccttttccttcccccATTCCATAACaagaaatagaaaaattattctAAACCCCGAACCCTTTTCTCTTCGAGTTTTCTCAGCTGACCACAATATTAGCACACAGGGGCGAAGTcagaaaataaaagttaaaagacCGGGAATAAGTGATGTAAAATTACTATGAACAAAACTTCTAAATGTGTCTTGTGATATACCGAACATATTTGAGTTTTAGACTCATTTACATTGACAACTATAGTAAAAACAaaacattataaatttttgccaaaaaacttgaaCCTCTTGCCCCATGCTATAGTAAGTTAATATAGCATGGGGCAAGAGGTTCAAGTCGGGTTAGCAGGTCGGATCAGCTTTTGCTAGAACTAATATTAAGGCTTCCTTTACTTAAACCACCAACTCTCTACAACTCGTGTGACATTACTAGCAGAGTAGCAGATTATAATCAAAAATTGTGCAGGGGTTGAactagaaaaatattccaaaagaGTGGACTGCTAGGGTGGGCCATGGGGGCCATCAGCCTCCCATGTGGCTTCGCCACAGTTAGTACACATGGGATTTACTGGAATGTCTGTGACTGTGACCTTGGCATGGAAAAGCTTATTGTAACCCGTATTTAATCCGTTGCATAGGTGTGGATACCCTGCTGTCAAGGCATCCTATTATGATTTGAGCTATCGCCCGGCCAGTTCGAACAAAGACTGCAAGTTGTACAAGAATGCGAGGACCATTAAGTGCTACAATTGTGATTCCTGCAAGtatgttttgtttttcttctagAAGTATACTTTTTTCGTAAAACGATTCTTTTCGTTCCCTCGGTTAATGAGTGTGGACTTGCCTGAATCTTCCGCAGGGCAGGAGTTGCTCAGTACATGAAAACCGAGTGGAGGGTGGTTGCGATATTCAATGTGAtccttttctttgttttggtaAGATACTCAGAAACCATTCATGATAAATATGTTCTGGTTCTCTTAAGGATGTTTATAAATCGTGATATTAGAAAAGAAATGAAATGATGCCCATTATCTAACATTATGCGTGCGAGTATAAATCTTTCGGTTCTTCTTTTTGTATCAGTCAATAGTGTACTTTGTGGGATGTTGTGCGAGGCGAAATGCTGCTTCGAGTTGCTCAAAAGGTCGATGAAAAT belongs to Amaranthus tricolor cultivar Red isolate AtriRed21 chromosome 17, ASM2621246v1, whole genome shotgun sequence and includes:
- the LOC130804826 gene encoding mitochondrial aspartate-glutamate transporter AGC1 isoform X2, with product MEELLNNPVFVSHVIAASGSVAIGTAIVYPLDTIKALIQVGASSRKKLTTGEVLGRVKAVSGYSGLYSGLSWLTLGRISSLGVRFGVYEILTAFYKDGRVDNYVHVSEALCAGMVSGALECCLNSPFEMIKLRKQVAAAIPIPTISNPATKPAPAPIISRLLPGYVPEKATLDRTVNLLSVLSSKNINMAEALKNCPWMMTGSGMLPEVTHVSRPLDIVRLEGWRSLWRNLRSGLARDSIFGGVFFGTWQFMQLAMLNWKAVGMDPPPETNDEVPPLSPFAVSLAAGFSGSLAAIASHSFDTSRTRSQCVVLPRYLAMERRLLKWRRPGNWFERFTGIHPADRNLLLRGVSARMARSGLASFALGI
- the LOC130804828 gene encoding tetraspanin-10 produces the protein MSSEGGTSTFIIKWINFLTVLIALGVIGFGIWMSSHTDGCRKSLTLPVLALGALILVISLIGFLGAWKNNSILLWIYLILLCLILVAILVFTVLAFIVTNNGSGHKVAGLRYKEYQLQDYSSWFLRELNNSHNWKNLKACLVKSKDCANLSKKYKTLKQYKAAKLTPIEAGCCRPPFECGYPAVKASYYDLSYRPASSNKDCKLYKNARTIKCYNCDSCKAGVAQYMKTEWRVVAIFNVILFFVLSIVYFVGCCARRNAASSCSKGR
- the LOC130804826 gene encoding mitochondrial aspartate-glutamate transporter AGC1 isoform X1, translated to MEELLNNPVFVSHVIAASGSVAIGTAIVYPLDTIKALIQVGASSRKKLTTGEVLGRVKAVSGYSGLYSGLSWLTLGRISSLGVRFGVYEILTAFYKDGRVDNYVHVSEALCAGMVSGALECCLNSPFEMIKLRKQVAAAIPIPTISNPATKPAPAPIISRLLPGYVPEKATLDRTVNLLSVLSSKNINMAEALKNCPWMMTGSGMLPEVTHVSRPLDIVRLEGWRSLWRNLRSGLARDSIFGGVFFGTWQFMQLAMLNWKAVGMDPPPETNDEVPPLSPFAVSLAAGFSGSLAAIASHSFDTSRTRSQCVVLPRYLAMERRLLKWRRPGNWFERFTGIHPADRNLLLRGVSARMARSGLASFALVGTYFIAVDHLVSNL